The stretch of DNA TCGTTCTACATGTCTTGAAGTTGTTCTCTGTCATTATTATATGGCCATGATGTACTACTTTATGACTGTATTACATTGTTGACTGGTCAAATGTTCTGTTCCCTTGATCTCTGTATATAAACTATATTGTCATGAGATCCGAGGAGACAAAACCTTCTTGTGGGCAGTAGCGGAACCCTGAAAAGAAAAACAACTTGTGATAATTGTGCTCTATTTTTGCACTTAGGATTGCTGTGAaagaaataagaaaaaaaaagattctcAGATATCTCTATATGCTAACTCTACTAACCATGCTTATGACATGTTAGAACTTATATGAATGCTTATTTTCTGGCAGGTAGTGGAAAATACCAACCTTGTGCTCCAGTATAAGAAGCTGTGTTCTCAGCTGAACAATCGGTCGAGTATGGCTTCATCGTCATCTGTTAAAAATGATTCAAACCAGAAAGTTCAGTCACGCCCTTTGAATGGCCCCGCAAGTATATACCCTGCAGATACACGCTCAAAGTTTTTAAGTGGATCCCCAATGACATATCAACAATGTTATGGTCCTGATGGCACAACTGTGTCTAGTAGTACATTGGCAAACATGGGCAGTAATGCTTCAATGCTTATGGTTGCACAAAGAAATGGTCAAGTGGGTAGAGAACACATTCTATATGCTCCTGACATGAGGTTCAGACCGCAAAACCCTTACTGTGACAGGAGAGTTCAGAGTAACACCCAAAGTAGTGTTGTGAGCTCTGGTTTTATCTCGTCTATCTCAGCATCAATGGAAAGGCATCCATTGATGACCCACAGTCAACAGTTAGAACAAGGAAACACTGGAGAACCATCAGATCCCAGAAATGTTCTCTTGAAATCTCTTGCACGTAACCCTTTAGTCCATGAAAACACAAACATGACTTTGTTGCATGGCAGAGGCCAGGTGCCAGGTTTTGTTAATGGTCATGGGGGTTTTGATTTTCTCCCTGAAGGTACTAGGGTAGTCAAGGGTAACCTGTATGGCAGCACAGCAAATCAAATTTTAGACCAAAGATGCAGTTCTACTTCTGGGATGACAGGGCACAGGCCAACTATTTCATATAAAATGCCCCAATCTACCCAATTTGTTaggaaaacggagagtcccaagAGAGAGACATGCCAAGCTTCTGCTGCTCTGTCGTCTGGCTCTGATATTCAGGTTTCTGGTGGCTTGAAAACAGCCATTTCTCAAGAGAATCAGATGAGTAGCTCGGATCTTATTGGCCCAAAAAAGGCTAATGAAGTGCATGACCCTACTGATGCAATTGTTCAAGCTGTCAAGAATATGGATCGCCGCAGGCTTCTGGACATATCTAATGAGAGACCACCGCCGCTCCTTATGGATCCTGCTGCAGAAAGTGATTTGTTTGACATGTTTGGTTCGGAATTTCATCATTTGTGCCACAATGTGGATAATGATCTTACCTGGAAAGCTGCAAAACCTGAGAGTTCAAATAGAGATGTACCTGAATCCTCTGTTCATCTTGGTTCCTCTCCAGCCTTCAATTCAGTGGATGACGAGTTCCCTTATTCCGGGATCTTCTCACTGACTGATACCGACCAACTGTTGGATGCAGTTGTCTCCAATGCCAATCCTGGTGGCAAGCAGATCTCTGGTGACAGTGCTTCTTGCAAGACTTCAGTGACAGATATTCCTAGCACTTCGTATTGTCGCTTAAAAGAGCCAAAGCAGTCTGAATCGTCTGGTGCTCCTCTGCTAATCAAGAATGAGTTAGCCGTTTCAAATTTTGTTAAACAGACATCTTTCCCAGAAAAGGCAGAGGATGGCTGTCTTTCTCAAAATAATGCAATACAGAAGTCTCAGATACGCCTCTGGATTGAGAGTGGACAGAACATGAAATGTGAAAGTGCCTCAGCCTCAAACAGCAAGGGTGTTGACACATCAAGCAAGGCAAGTCGAAAGAGGTCTCGACCAGGAGAGAATCCTAAGCCACGACCAAAGGACCGCCAGCTTATTCAGGATCGTATAAAGGAGCTCCGGGAACTCGTACCTAATGGGGCAAAGGTATCCTCTTCTTCTACTCGTGCATTTCAAATGTGCATAGGAATTTAGATTATTTAAGGTTCAATTGCACTTGTTTCAAACTTCATACGCTTATGCAATGACTGTTAGTCTCACAGCATTTTTTGTCAACAGTgtagcattgatgcattgttggAGAAGACCATTAAGCACATGCTTTTCTTGCAAAGCGTGACAAAGCATGCAGACAACCTCAAGGACACAAATGAATCTAAGGTATGCACATACTTATTAACTTTTTCATCTAATTTGCAGCCTTTTTGAGAAGGTAATAGTTATTAACTTTATGCAATGCTTTGTGTGGCTATGGGTAAACTCCGAACAGATTCTTGGTGGTGAGAATGGTCCACTTAAAGACTACTTCGAAGGTGGTGCAACTTGGGCCTTTGATGTTGGTAGTCAATCTATGACATGTCCAATCATTGTTGAGGATCTTGAGCGGCCTCGTCAGATGCTTGTGGAGGTAAATGATTATGCTATTGCTGGTTCTTTCAACTCTTATTTTTGTCAATGCTTGCATATTGCTGATGGTGTTGCCTCTGTAGATGCTCTGTGAGGATAGAGGTATCTTCTTGGAGATAGCTGACTTTATTAAAGGACTAGGATTAACCATCTTAAGGGGCGTTATGGAAGCACGCAAAAATAAAATCTGGGCACGGTTCACTGTTGAGGTAAGCAGTTCAATGCATTATGAAAGTTCTCTAGGTTGGCTGAGAACTCAGAAGGCTAGAATAGCTTCCCCTCAGAGCATGTTATAATATGTCCCATGACTTAAGATTTCTTTTGCTTCCTCCACTTTCTGTTTTATGGAAGTTCTTATTTTGCTTTGTTTATGCAGGCCAACAGGGATGTGACTAGAATGGAAATCTTCCTTTCCCTAATGCGCTTGCTGGAACCGAGTTGTGACGGCAGTGGAGCAGGAGAGAATCCTAATAACAACACAAAAATGCCGCTTGGGATTGTGCGTTATCCTGTAATCCCTGCAACAGGTCATCTTAGGTGAGCCAGCAAGCGCAAAGATCACAGGAGCCATCTTTGAAATGCTAAGAGCGGGGGTCGACCCACTTCTGCCATGACTAGCATTGTCAACCCAGGACGAGCTGGAATCTCGTGACGGCATCCAGTGCATCGTCCCTGCAGTGTGCATTCAGAAAGCCTAACAGTAGACGGGAATGGAGACATGGATAGTTGGTTCGGCGGATGATCATTAGAAGATCGATGTTTTGACTGTATAATCTTAGTTTCTGTTTGTTGCTGATGCCTTTGCCTTTTGTTCTTCTGCATATTAGTGAATTTTGTTATGTTCTGCTGCTGAATGGAAATTCTGAGTTGAATTGTAGGCCTTGTTCTGGTACTGACTCGAAGTCGGAGCTCTCTTTTTTACCAAGTGTTCCTgtgtgattactaatgagaaactagtTTTACTGTTTACCAAGTAATAAGACTCTCTTTCTTTGTTCTCCCAAATTCTCGTGTGCCTATCCATCAAGAGGTTTCAtgggttaaggccttgtttagatgacttcaaaattccaaaagtttataagatttttcatcacatcgaatttttaaatgtatgcatgaaacattaaatatagattaaaaaataattaattgcacaatttgtctgtaaatcgtgagatgaatcttttaagtctagttagtctatgattggatattaATTGTTAAaaactaaattaaaaaaattttggatctaaacaaggtatAAGATGGATGCAATTCATTGTCAGCGCTATAATATGACATGGTTAACGTCCATACCATCAAAAAATAATGAAAGAAAAGCATATATAATACCAGTTGGTAAAAGGAGAGGTTCATCTTTTATGGCTACAGATTAGATGTGCATCTATTCTCCAGTGACAGGGTGAAGCTATAGAGGCATAGAACCCAAAGCTGCCATTACTGAAAAAAGGGGTGCCGGCCAGCTGAGGTACTGCCCCCATCTTGTTGCGAAGACATTTGTAccccattttttttttcagtgtATGCTGTTCCAAAACGATGTGACAGTAGACCCTGTGAAGCAAAATGCatgcagggccttgtttacttgcaaaaaattagtttatatttgacactttcatttgtatttgacaaatattgttctatCATAGGCTAACtagcctcaaaagattcgtcccttaaattacatgcaaactgtgtaattagttaccgtttttatctatatttaatgcttcatacatgtgccgtaagattcgatgtgacggaaaatctgaaacattttgcaaaatatttgggGAAGTAGCCTGTCGGGGATAAAAAATTTTGCACGAAAAAATTTATAGAAATCAATATGATTTCGAATAAAAACACTGGATTCAAGAAAAAATTATGCACTCCAAACATGGTTGAACTTTGTCGTTAGCTTCATCAATCAATTCTGTTCAGCTAACTTAAAAAAGGCTGCTAGTGCTGATTTTTTGTAAGAAAAAACACTGTCCCATAATTAAAAAGTAGgactgatgacttcaaatgaaaagacTCGAGAGATTGAAGAAAGATCGTGCGTTTAGAGCCGAGTAGCTTTTATTTATAGTTTGTATTATGCCACTATTTAAAACGTTGTAGATAACGAAATCTCTGATATATCCTCCTCAGCCTGCACtcgcttcctctctctctctctctctctctcgtgtcGACAACACTGGGCAACTGCAGCTCAGGTCTCCCTGTCCCTTCGGCAGGTCTTTGTAGCCGCCAATGAATACCCACCAGGTATGCACCAGCTATttgcctaggccttgtttagtttattctaaaaccaaaaagtttttaaaatttctcatcatatcgaattctgtggcacatgcataaaacattaaatatagataaaaataaaaattgattgcatagtttagctgtaaatcacgagacgaatcttttagtcctagttagtctatgattggataatatttgccacaaacaaacgaaagtgctacagtagcgaaatccaaaaagttttcgcatCTGAACAAGGCCCTATTTGTATTTGGATCTGATCTGATTTCAAGTGTATAATAAATGTATATTATTATGCTTGCtactttgttttttgtttttgcaaaatttattcGTTGTACATGTGTACGGTGTACCCCCATGTTGTTTCGTGGGTTCGCCTATAACCCAACGCCTACTAGCTAGCGAGAGGTACATGGGGGCTGGCCTACTTAAATTCAAGGGTACCATTCTTATTTTTTAATTCTAAATACTACTTTAATTATAAGCACACACCCTCGCGCTATGAGGAGTGCTCACTCCTCCTCTCCCACTCTCTTTTCCCCGGCGACAACCTCCCCAAAGCCCGCACCCTCACCTCACCTTGCCCCACTGCTTCTCCCATGTGTCGGCCATGGCAATGCGGTGGTGGATCTGCTAGATCCGACGATGGCGGCGCTAGGTAGGCATTGTCCTCTCTTTCTCTCCTCTCTCCTTTAGGGTTTCGGTGAGCTCTCTCTTCTTCTCCCCCAACTTCGATGGGCTATAGaatggctggtcggggggaggcAGGTAGGCTAGGCTGTGGGAAATGGTCGATGGGTGGCTTAGGGGAGCTGGCGACGACAGGGCGGTCGGGCCAGGTTTAGGCGGTCAAGCTCCGaccatggtggtggtggtggccatGGCAGCCAGGGGGAGGGGAAGGAGGTGGTGCCGTGAGCGAGCTAGGGTTTCACTGGAGCAAACCTAGCTCGCCGCAGCAGGACGATAGTGACAGCGGGGgtgagggcgagggcgagggtgCCGGAGTCAGGAAAGAGAGTTGTTGTGTTTTTTTGACCAAAGACTAGTGTTCAAGGAGGTATACGCGCGGAACCTCCAAATCCTGCGTATGCATGCTTTAGCAACacctttcttttattttttttgtcaacTTCTTCCTAATTGTCTCGATATTGGAGAGTTTCTTCTGTTTTGCTTTTTTTACTTATTAAACCATACTTATAATCTATACTCATACGAGTTAGCACAACCACGTATAGTGATAATGTATATAGAATCCAATTCAAATATATATTGGGTGGTTACGTCATCAGTATCTGTATGTGCTGAACTCATGACACGTGCACATATATAAACTAGATCAACTCACGTCTAGCGATTATATAGTGTCCAATTTCTTTGTATCTTGGGTTCCGTTGCAAGTCACTTTTGCTAATACTtatattatcttttttttttctaaaacagGGTACATAACTACGTACTTaatctattctaaattataaaatatttgacTTTTTCAACACTAAATTTGACTACTCGTCatattaaaaaaatttacaaaataacaCTTCTTTTATCGtgtcttggtttattaataaaagttcttcagaaATGATttgaatttgactatatttgtataaaatttttgaataagatgagtCGTTAAACTTGAGGTTAAAAAAgttaaacgtcttataattgcGGATAGAGAGAGTACGTGTTATTTTAGGagaacaaaaaacaaaaaacaaaaaaagaaaaaacgtaACAGGTGTTCACAAATTGTCCCGGCGCTCTCCCTCCCTTAACCCGGCGACGGCCCATCTAGCTCCGTTTTCTCTCCCGTGGCCTCGCAGTCGCGAGAAACGCTAGCCGCTAGGTCCCCCACATCGCCGTTTCGTCTTTCGGCGTTTGGCGCAGTCGCGCGGAACAGCGCCTGCGGCTTCTCTGCTTCTCTTTCCCGTTCCATTCCAAACCCTAGGCCTAGGGCCGAATCTCCGGCTAGGTGGCAGCGGGCGCAGCCACGCTGTACTCACAGGGCTTGGGCGGAAGCAGGTGCGCTGCCTGGGGGCGCCGGGTGGCTGCGGAGGGCTGGGGCGGCCCGtggccaggggccaggggcaagTCGGCAGCGGCAAGCAACCGGGGTGCTGGGCGTGGGAGGCCTGCGGCAGCGGGCAGCGGCGCTAAAGTTCGAGCCTCGACCGTCCTGAGGCAGGAGGAGAGCAGCTTGTGCTGGTCTGGTACTCTGTTGATTCTCCATTGGAGCAGCCACCAGGTGTGAATCCGATTTGTAAGTTAATTTGGTGAATTGGCTTTCCGTTTCACTATATTAGATCAGCTCATTGCAATTTGGGAATGTTTGTGAAACTGATATTAACTCACTGATGATGTGTTACATATATTTCTTAAATATTTTGTTAAACTGGGACAGTTCTACATGTAAAACAATGTCTAGTTATATTCAATTCTATACGAATTTATTAAACCATGCTCAATTATGTATTATATCTCTATTATTACGTGGTATTATACATGACAAATATTAGGCTTTAGGttgttaaaaaaaatctttCGATAGCCCTTCACATTTTGGATGACAAACCTTAAAATTGTTGGCCCACCACTGTGTGTGGTTGTGGGGTTGAACCCAAAATATAAAAAGAAGCTTCTATGTCTTTGTTTCAATTGTTTCAGTAGTAGGTCTGTTCTCATACTTTCCTGGTATTTGTACCATACCAATACATTGCCTTTCGTGATGCAGTGATGGAAGGTACTACAATTGCTATTGAGATTGATGGGGAGGCCATCTGTCTTGGCAGTGTCGAAGATAATGAACAAGAAGCTGAGGAGAATGGAGAAATGCAGCAAATAATTTACAGTACTGAAAATGGGGAGCAAGTAGCCTTTGACAACCAAGAACAGAGGAGGGAGGAAGATCCTGCAGGAAATGAAGAAGAGGATAGGGAACATAGTTCTATAATCCCGAGCCGTGAGGAGTTGACTGAAGAATTACGAAATAAAGTCGCATATAGTGAGGAAGAAGCTTACAGGTTGTACTGTGACTATGGGCACCGTATGGGCTTTAGTGTTCGGAAGGGAAAGCAGTACTACTTTACTGGAACCAAAACCATCCGTACTAAAGATTATTACTGCTCAAAAGAAGGCTTGAAGGATGATGAGCAGCTTACTGAAGCGAACTTTAATAAGCCGGAGACCAGGACTAATTGCAAAGCGATGGTACGTTTTAGGGTTGATTCTGAAGGTCAATGGCGAGTTATTCAAATAGTTCCTGAGCACAATCATGAGCTAGTTCGACCGGAAGAGATACACTTACTGAGATCAGTGAGGACTCTTTCAGTTCCGAAATCTGGTGTGCTGAATGCAATGGTGAATGCTGAAATCCAAGCAATGCATGACAGTTTGCATATAAATGAAGATGGTACAGAATGCCACAGCCAGCTTAGCATCCGTAGTTACACTCTGCTTGAACCAGAGGAATGTGAGGCCCTTGTTGGATATTTCAAGCGCAGGTCAAATGAACAAGGTATGTTCTATTGGGATGTAGAAgtagatcaagaaggacgaatgACTAATTTTTTCTGGAGGGATGGGAAAAGCCGGGTTGACTATGATAGTTTCGGAGATGTTGTGATATTTGACACATCATATCGCACCAACAAGTATAATATGATATGTGCCACATTTATTGGTGTGAATCACCACCGACAAAATGTCATGTTGGGCTGTGCATTTTTGTTAGACGAGTCCCTAACATCCTATGAATGgttatttaagtcattcttggagTCAGTGGGTGGTCGTCCTCCTAAAACAATCTTTACTGATCAGAATGAATTTATCTCCAAGGCAACTGAAAATGTTCTTCCTGGGACACGTCATTGTCTTTGTCAACGGCTCATTGAAAAGAACATGCTGTCCCATTTAGGCACTATCAATGATTCTGGAACATGTCATAGCTTGCTGATAAAGTGCATGAGAGGATGTGAGTCAGAAGCAGAATTTGATGCAACATGGGCGATGATGCATCATGAGTATAATATGCAGGAACACACGTGGCTCACTGATCTGTATCAGCAAAGGCATAAATGGTGCACAGCTCTTCACAAGGATGCGTTTGATGGTGGGATCGAATCGATGGATAGGAATGAGGGTTTGAACAATGTTTTGGGCAACATTGATGATGAATCAACTTCACTTGCCTCTTTTGTTCTTGAGTTGGATAAAATTGCAGGTAGTTGGCGTAAAACTGAGTCTTTAGAGGACATTCAGTGCAACCAGGCTGCTCCGCAGTGTACAGTTAAGCATAACAGAATTTTGCAACATGCCGCTGAAGTTTACACACACAAGGTCTATAAGTATCTTGAAACAGATTTTCTAGATGGAACTGGTGCAACTTCATATCAGGAAGTTCAGTGTAATGAAACGTTGTATAAGTTCGAGTTTGTTCTGCAAAGTAGTCCAAATGTTTGGGTAGTTTTCCTTAACACATCTACCATGGAGTTGAGCTGTACTTGCAAAAAATTTGAGACCATGGGTGTACTTTGTCTACATGCTCTAAATGCACTTGGTCTCAAGAACGTCGATAGGATTCCTGAAAGGTATATTTTAAACCGTTGGACAAAATATGCCAGAAAAGGAACATATCCATTTCCAGTTGATGAATTTGCAGAACAAGATCGCACAGAAGCTGCATCTGTGTATCATAatagggctatgtggtttgtttATGATCTGCTGACAAAGAGCAAAAGTCATCATAATACAAGAAAACTAATTCTGGATGTACTTGAAAACGGAGAAAAATCACTGGAAAATATGTGTGACCTCAAAAGATTGCATATGAATCCGGTGGGAAAAGAGAA from Sorghum bicolor cultivar BTx623 chromosome 8, Sorghum_bicolor_NCBIv3, whole genome shotgun sequence encodes:
- the LOC8073468 gene encoding transcription factor LHW, translated to MAVGDALRRLCEEVGWSYAVFWKAIGAADPVHLVWEDGCCGHASCSAGSEAPEEAGCEPGTSVCTLVKKVMASQIHVVGEGAIGRAAFTGNHQWIVHDPAANDHNLRPEVAAEMNHQFAAGIQTIAIIPVLPRGVLQLGSTSVVVENTNLVLQYKKLCSQLNNRSSMASSSSVKNDSNQKVQSRPLNGPASIYPADTRSKFLSGSPMTYQQCYGPDGTTVSSSTLANMGSNASMLMVAQRNGQVGREHILYAPDMRFRPQNPYCDRRVQSNTQSSVVSSGFISSISASMERHPLMTHSQQLEQGNTGEPSDPRNVLLKSLARNPLVHENTNMTLLHGRGQVPGFVNGHGGFDFLPEGTRVVKGNLYGSTANQILDQRCSSTSGMTGHRPTISYKMPQSTQFVRKTESPKRETCQASAALSSGSDIQVSGGLKTAISQENQMSSSDLIGPKKANEVHDPTDAIVQAVKNMDRRRLLDISNERPPPLLMDPAAESDLFDMFGSEFHHLCHNVDNDLTWKAAKPESSNRDVPESSVHLGSSPAFNSVDDEFPYSGIFSLTDTDQLLDAVVSNANPGGKQISGDSASCKTSVTDIPSTSYCRLKEPKQSESSGAPLLIKNELAVSNFVKQTSFPEKAEDGCLSQNNAIQKSQIRLWIESGQNMKCESASASNSKGVDTSSKASRKRSRPGENPKPRPKDRQLIQDRIKELRELVPNGAKCSIDALLEKTIKHMLFLQSVTKHADNLKDTNESKILGGENGPLKDYFEGGATWAFDVGSQSMTCPIIVEDLERPRQMLVEMLCEDRGIFLEIADFIKGLGLTILRGVMEARKNKIWARFTVEANRDVTRMEIFLSLMRLLEPSCDGSGAGENPNNNTKMPLGIVRYPVIPATGHLR
- the LOC8079847 gene encoding protein FAR1-RELATED SEQUENCE 12, with amino-acid sequence MEGTTIAIEIDGEAICLGSVEDNEQEAEENGEMQQIIYSTENGEQVAFDNQEQRREEDPAGNEEEDREHSSIIPSREELTEELRNKVAYSEEEAYRLYCDYGHRMGFSVRKGKQYYFTGTKTIRTKDYYCSKEGLKDDEQLTEANFNKPETRTNCKAMVRFRVDSEGQWRVIQIVPEHNHELVRPEEIHLLRSVRTLSVPKSGVLNAMVNAEIQAMHDSLHINEDGTECHSQLSIRSYTLLEPEECEALVGYFKRRSNEQGMFYWDVEVDQEGRMTNFFWRDGKSRVDYDSFGDVVIFDTSYRTNKYNMICATFIGVNHHRQNVMLGCAFLLDESLTSYEWLFKSFLESVGGRPPKTIFTDQNEFISKATENVLPGTRHCLCQRLIEKNMLSHLGTINDSGTCHSLLIKCMRGCESEAEFDATWAMMHHEYNMQEHTWLTDLYQQRHKWCTALHKDAFDGGIESMDRNEGLNNVLGNIDDESTSLASFVLELDKIAGSWRKTESLEDIQCNQAAPQCTVKHNRILQHAAEVYTHKVYKYLETDFLDGTGATSYQEVQCNETLYKFEFVLQSSPNVWVVFLNTSTMELSCTCKKFETMGVLCLHALNALGLKNVDRIPERYILNRWTKYARKGTYPFPVDEFAEQDRTEAASVYHNRAMWFVYDLLTKSKSHHNTRKLILDVLENGEKSLENMCDLKRLHMNPVGKEKDGSRVEKRKKKSTKQEKQSRNVKQVVLPQPADPVFVDPPNQDQYFAAEDIASNSSVGRPYFYQGYPATVVSTSQIQGHTNMHSEPQCASQEYSAYGAVQPPSQFGGGSNF